From the Cucumis sativus cultivar 9930 chromosome 5, Cucumber_9930_V3, whole genome shotgun sequence genome, the window ATGATATACTAGCACTCCTTTATGCATCCATTTTTGGAAGTGCTGTTAGCTACGGTTCATTCTTCTATAGTGCTACAAAAGGTTTCACACTTTTCCCTATTAGCGTTCTCTATTTTGTACACCGCTTTGCATTgaagttcaaattttatcttgTTGCTTTATTATTACGATTTGTATTGCGATGGAACTCTACTTTGAATCAAGTAAGAACTGCTTTATTACTTCAGTAGGTAGTAAGAAATACAAGAATACGAATTTAGAACTCCTCAATTCGGAAAACCTTCCTCTGCTTTCCTATCTCTCAAGGAATAGCATGAAGTCAAATACAACTTTCTAACTAAATCCCCCTCTCCCTAACAaccttttatttatactaacagaaatatgaaataacaACTAACAATACTAAATACACTTTCCTTGGCGCGTGCGGTTGCTtcctgcttcttcttctttctactACTGATGTataattggtggtctatcatatTGTTAAACATGACTTCATTCTTTGGTTGATAGCATAGCAATGACAGATGATTGATTCCATGTAGAACATAGTAAAAGACCGTGGAAAGGTACAAccatggaaaataaaatagaaaacaaagtaATGAACTTTTGGGAAAAATGCCATTTTGAGTAATAAAATACCATTTAGTCCCTAATATACTTACCTGCATGCAATAATAAACCTTCTGACCTATGATCTTTTGAAATCGAGTATAAGTTATGGtacaattataatatttagagTTTTGATTATTAGACATTTTGAAGTCCATCTTCATAGTTCACTGATTTTTGATATGCTGTGTGCACCTGATCAAATGTTAATGCCCCTTGATACTTTATAGACATCCATGTTTTGTTACCTAaatctatctttttcttttttttttcttctttcttcttgtgCTAATTCGATTTTCTACTAATAGGTAGTTTGACAAAGCTTAGCTCTCTTACCTTTCTCACTCCAATGTTTGCCTCAGTTTTTGGGTAAGGTCTATACGCTGATTTTCAACAAGGGACAGATGCAACGATTGAAAATATCCACTTTACAGACACTTAAATGTTTCCTTTGTTTATGTCAGGTTTCTATATTTGGGAGAGACCTTTTCACCTATCCAACTGGTTGGAGCCGTTGTTACTGTGGTTGCTATATACGTGGTCAACTACGGCAGTGGTTTGGAATGAAAGCACAAAATTTGTTCACGGTTTCAAGATTCAAAACAAAGGTTACCATTCTGTTGTCGGACATGATcctaaatttagaaattttcttGAAAGGATATACAATTATGCCACAATCTGGATAGTGTACACTTGAGCGGCATGCTAATAGACATTAGCAATGACGCAGATAACGAACATCTACTTGTTGGGGTAGAAAAAAAGCCATCAGAAGCTGCCTGTCAGGCTGTCTCACAAGATTCGTCttagttttgatttaaaaactaGGGCAAAGACCCCATTCATATTTGTAgaattgtaattattatagTACTAATTAAATGTATTCAAATTATGTAATTATGGCATTcgtaatataatttttttgtaattctatctttttcttgcTGCATAACCTTACTTGACATAAAGttcatttataatattaacaaGATTGAAGGAGATGCACCATTTTGCTTTGCACAGCTAATAATGAGTGGAAGAATAATGAGTAAAGATAAATATAGGAATAGGAGAAGTGGTTGCAAGTTTGCAACTGAATACAAGTACACAAGTAAAACTCTGCTTTTCACAACATGAAAAGAAGAACGgagaaagacaacaaaaagaaacaggCAAATGGAAAAGTGGAGAGATCTATACAATTCTGATCAGGTGGAGCCAGTGGCTGCGACAGCAATTGTGTGAACAACTTTACCAGCATTGCCAAGTCTACCACGACCAATGCCAGTTCTTTGGGCATCGGAGTCTCTCCTTCTTTCAGCTGTTCGCCGCCTGTTATCGTCTCTGTCAAGCCCTGGTTTTGATTGCAAATGTGGATGGCCTTCCTCTTTGGTGATCTGTCTTGATGTCCTGGAGTCATTTGAATCAGCAGTGTTGGGTTCCCAAGAGGCAGTTGAAATGCCCCATTGATGCTGCTGCTGAACACTGCCCACATAACTGTTGCTGCCTGAGGATTCTTGATCATCTGTATCTCCCCCTCCAGCAGCAACCACAGGGCCCCCCCTTCTCACTGTCACATACTTATGAAAGCTCGGTTCCAGTATATCGTCATCCATTGCAACTTCTGATTCAACAAAAGGGTCTCTGAGTTCAGCCGTGCCCTTCAGACTGCCACTGTAGGGAACACTATACTCATTTCTACTGGATTGGTATGTTGGTGGATTGCTTCTATTCTCAGAGAAAGCAGAGGAGAAATTTGAACTTGTAGTTGAATTGAGATCAGCAACTGCTTCAACGATGGAACATGCCTTGGTTACACAAGCTGGAAGAGAAACAGGGTTGGTATTGGTACTCTTTTGATGGAAATTCTGAATGTCTTGAAGCAACATCTTAGTGTAAGATGGTGTTTGACTCTGATTTAATAAAGTTTCTGGATTAATATCCAGTTCTCTAGAATGCCTTGCTGATCTGCTCCTTGCCAGTCCCTGGGGTTTCTGGTGCTCTACAACAAGTACCTCTGTGTTCGACAATGGTGTTGTGGAGGTTATAATATTCACGACACCTCTTGTAGCAGTGGCAGTGCTGCTGGGTTTGCTGCCATTCACTTGGGAAACTATTACTTTATTAACACTTTTGGGATCAGCTTTTGGCCTCTGTGACAAAAGATTGTAAGGTATGAATATCAGTATTAAAAGACTTAGCTGTTTTCTAGGGATATAGACACTTGAGCAATGAAAGAAAAGGGTTACCTGGTTTACCCCATTAATGGAGTCTTTAGCAATCACTTCTTcagtttcttttttgcttctgTTTTGAATCCTGTTGTGTTGTTGTGAATTAGTATCAATCTCACCCAACGGGTTTCTTCGATAAGGAGATTGCTCTGCTTTTCTTGATGAGCTGCGGCTAAGAGATGGCTGCTGCTGATTTTCGTCGGAAGCTTTAACATTTCCGTTGTTCCTTGCAGGAGACTGTGAACGAGGTGATGAAGCAACCCTTGAACCTGTCATGGCCGTGGCCTCGCCAACGTTTCTTTTAACTGATATCCTCTTAACCCCGGTCACAGTCGCTGAATCATTCCCACCACAACCAACATTGGCGGCACTGTTGTTCTTGTCCGTTTCCGCATGAGAGACCGTTGCTGGGACCGAAACCATTTTTGCTGGCCGATTGAGAACACCACCATTATTGGCATTGGCGTTGAGATTGGAAGTATTATTCGAAGCATTTGTTGCAGAGGGCTCCGCCGACCGTCGACCAGGCGACCTGCTGACACGCCTCTCTCTACTGCTGGACCGTTGATTCTGATCTCTCTCCCTACTTGGGGTCCTCCTCCTCCCTTGAGAGGAAGAGTGCCTTGGAGATTGGCGGTGGCGCTGCCTCTGATGGTGACGTTTCTCCACTGGAGTTCCATCATCATAAACCTCAACAGAATTAAGATTCCTcccatcttcatcttcatcaccAAAATTGCCAGAATTAACACCATCCCTATCACATTGGTCAAAATCATAGCTTCTCTTCGAACCAGAGTACTTCCTTCCATTACCCTTAGCAGACGAACTTCGACTCAATCTCCCACACTGAATCAAAATAGCATCAACTTCCTCTTTAGTACAGCTCGAAGTTCTGACCAAACCTACCTTCAAATTTTCCCCCACAGCTCCAGATTCAAAAATTTCACAGGAGGAAGAAGACACAGTAGGAGTAGCAGCAGAGAAAACATGACCATTCCCCACTTGAGATGGAAGAAGAGAACCCCCGTTCTTATCTCTTCCATCATGGCTTTTCCTGTGCTTAATCACAAAAACCTCCTTCTTCACAGGGTActcacttctttcttctttcctttcacCATTTTCCTCCCCTGTTATGTTGCAGGTCTTGAGTGGCACATCAGTGGTAGGAGGCTGAGAAATTGGAATGATGGGTTTGGTGCAGCCATTGGAAGAGGTGGGATCTGGAGGTGAAGGTACAGAGGAGGAAGAAATCGAAGGTaaagtcttcttctttttgctcAAACAAGCACCCATTAGAGATATTGAGAAGACCCAACAATGGAAATTCTCTAAAGAAgtaggaagagagagagagtgagagagagaagagattgGTGGGTTTGAGATTTGAAAGTGAGATTAGtgaagaggagagagagagataaaagagaaaaggaggGTAACGGGTGGCGCACTGTTCAAGAGGCATTTTCAAAATGCTgcaacttttcttattttatttaaaatgagagagagagagagaaagagaaaaaaaattcgaAATTTGAGTTATGTTTGTAGAGagggaaaggaagaaagagagcAAAAAATTCTGACAATAAGAGAGCCGTTGGATGAGTTGAATAGAGAGAAGGGTCTGTCCTTTGActccaacaacaacaaaaacaaccaaaGTAACAAACCCAACTTTCTCTCTCAATCTCaactctataaatatatattttggctCCTACCTGTTTCAAATAAGTAAATGAAActcttatttctttctttctttctttctttctttattaaatataccctttctttctttctctatcatttttttaaaaaaatttactttccAGTTTCCACCCTCTCTTGCACGTGCTTCTCACTCTCtactcttttattattattcattaaaatgttttaagatTCTTTTTGTTAAGCAATTAGCATTGGCATTAACATGAATGTGGCCAATTTGTtaaagtattattaatttcagtTGGTGGTTCTAATTGGTATTCCACCATCAAAAGAAACTATACTTCAACTCATAttactataaaattttcttcataCTTCTGGAACAAACAATGTTTGTTTTCAAGTGATTTTCAGGATATtgattttacaaaaaagaGACTAACAATAACAaccaaatttatgtttgggtattaaactctaaaaaaaaacaagaagaaaaatttatatattttgaatcgaatattttcaagttaatttagagtaatatatttgtttaaaattttaactaaataattatggTAAAGGTCTCCtcctatttattttattgttagatTCTTATATGCatggttaaatttaaaacatatataattgtttgttttatttataagttaatGACTATCATAATGtcccatttttgtttcaacatttaaaattttaaaaaaatacaaatgtctaacttaacaatatttaacacaaaaactaaattaaataactattttttgaGTGATCAACTAAGAAtcaccaaacaaaaattgtctatcaatttgaaatgattttatatttttctaaaatcaattttaattaatgtcaAATAAGAGATTTTAGGAAAAAGATTTTGGCAAGAGAAAAAGTCATTTTTGACCATCTCAAAAACATTCTCAAACACACCCtaattcttatatttatgttaGTCACATCCTTTAAAGCTAGAGTTActtgaactaaaattaaagtGAGGTTTGCTAAT encodes:
- the LOC101206761 gene encoding uncharacterized protein At1g65710, coding for MGACLSKKKKTLPSISSSSVPSPPDPTSSNGCTKPIIPISQPPTTDVPLKTCNITGEENGERKEERSEYPVKKEVFVIKHRKSHDGRDKNGGSLLPSQVGNGHVFSAATPTVSSSSCEIFESGAVGENLKVGLVRTSSCTKEEVDAILIQCGRLSRSSSAKGNGRKYSGSKRSYDFDQCDRDGVNSGNFGDEDEDGRNLNSVEVYDDGTPVEKRHHQRQRHRQSPRHSSSQGRRRTPSRERDQNQRSSSRERRVSRSPGRRSAEPSATNASNNTSNLNANANNGGVLNRPAKMVSVPATVSHAETDKNNSAANVGCGGNDSATVTGVKRISVKRNVGEATAMTGSRVASSPRSQSPARNNGNVKASDENQQQPSLSRSSSRKAEQSPYRRNPLGEIDTNSQQHNRIQNRSKKETEEVIAKDSINGVNQRPKADPKSVNKVIVSQVNGSKPSSTATATRGVVNIITSTTPLSNTEVLVVEHQKPQGLARSRSARHSRELDINPETLLNQSQTPSYTKMLLQDIQNFHQKSTNTNPVSLPACVTKACSIVEAVADLNSTTSSNFSSAFSENRSNPPTYQSSRNEYSVPYSGSLKGTAELRDPFVESEVAMDDDILEPSFHKYVTVRRGGPVVAAGGGDTDDQESSGSNSYVGSVQQQHQWGISTASWEPNTADSNDSRTSRQITKEEGHPHLQSKPGLDRDDNRRRTAERRRDSDAQRTGIGRGRLGNAGKVVHTIAVAATGST